One region of Labrus mixtus chromosome 1, fLabMix1.1, whole genome shotgun sequence genomic DNA includes:
- the mindy2 gene encoding ubiquitin carboxyl-terminal hydrolase MINDY-2 isoform X2 — MEKNANLHRDTDGSSLCATIAGKMGDVSAVGGVKGATEKCKNSEAALSTLVNVSCNNSTTNVGTPSAVNVTSSAGKSNLTEVIEVLSVQEEKKKDTEASGSLSGSGDRISNGMGHNSLLGVGDSEGGASKLVNNKPDGPSSPPTKEITDVQAEVLVCGESESTKLVKPTHLCPDNVTTANVKSGLSGEHTLSEGLPSGSDPDPSLGGESRSIDSLESFSNLNSCPSSDLNSEGLEDGGLALALKNEYGADGTKTACAKDRAAGQSIYHIKWIKWREENTPIITQNENGPCPLLAIMNVLLLAWKVKMPPMMEIITAEQLMEYLGDYILETKPKEISEAQRLNYEQNMSDAMAVLHKLQTGLDVNVKFTGVRVFEYTPECIVFDLLDIPLYHGWLVDPQMHDIVKAVGNCSYNQLVEKIISCKQSENSELAGEGIVAEQFLSSTATQLTYHGLCELTSTVQEGELCVFFRNNHFSTMIKYKGQLYLLVTDQGFLTEEKVVWESLHNVDGDGNFCDSEFRLRPPSDPETVYRGQQDQIDQDYLMALSLQQEQQSQDLQWEQLPEGISDLELAKKLQEEEDRRASQYYQEQEQEQAAAAAAQAQGQQEPAEVDELDRGGAGGAAGGAGTAAAAGTTASPGKQSSSSERKAKKESKDKDKCVIL, encoded by the exons ATGGAGAAAAATGCAAACCTGCATCGAGACACTGATGGGAGCTCGTTGTGTGCCACGATTGCGGGCAAGATGGGCGATGTTTCGGCTGTTGGAGGAGTGAAAGGAGCAACCGAGAAATGCAAGAATAGTGAGGCTGCTCTCAGTACTTTGGTTAACGTTAGTTGCAATAACAGCACCACAAATGTTGGTACTCCTAGCGCTGTTAATGTCACATCCAGTGCTGGTAAGTCTAACTTGACAGAGGTGATCGAAGTCCTTTcagtgcaggaggagaagaagaaggacacTGAGGCTAGCGGATCGTTGTCGGGGTCCGGGGATCGGATCAGTAACGGGATGGGGCATAACTCGTTGCTGGGTGTAGGAGATAGCGAGGGTGGTGCCTCAAAGTTAGTAAACAACAAACCCGACGGCCCGTCCTCACCTCCCACTAAGGAGATTACAGATGTGCAGGCTGAGGTTTTGGTTTGTGGAGAAAGTGAATCGACAAAACTTGTCAAACCGACTCATCTTTGTCCGGACAATGTAACCACAGCAAACGTCAAGTCTGGGCTGTCCGGGGAGCACACCTTATCGGAGGGATTGCCGAGTGGGAGTGACCCCGATCCCAGCCTCGGAGGAGAGTCCAGAAGCATAGATTCACTCGAGTCTTTCTCCAACCTGAACTCCTGCCCCAGCTCCGACCTGAACAGTGAGGGGCTGGAGGACGGAGGACTGGCCCTGGCCCTGAAGAACGAATACGGGGCCGATGGAACAAAGACTGCGTGCGCTAAGGACCGGGCCGCTGGCCAGTCCATATACCACATTAAGTGGATCAAGTGGAGGGAGGAGAACACGCCGATCATCACCCAGAACGAGAATGGTCCCTGTCCATTACTGGCAATTATGAACGTCCTGTTGCTTGCATGGAAG GTTAAGATGCCTCCCATGATGGAAATTATCACTGCTGAGCAACTGATGGAGTATCTTG GGGACTACATTCTGGAAACCAAGCCTAAAGAGATATCGGAAGCCCAGCGGCTAAACTATGAGCAG AACATGAGCGATGCCATGGCAGTGTTGCACAAGTTGCAGACAGGTCTGGATGTGAATGTCAAGTTCACAGGGGTGCGAGTCTTTGAGTACACCCCAGAATGCATCGTATTTGATCTGCTGGACATCCCTCTCTACCACGGCTGGCTGGTTGACCCCCAG ATGCATGACATTGTCAAGGCAGTGGGCAATTGCAGTTACAACCAGCTGGTGGAGAAGATAATATCCTGCAAACAGTCTGAGAACAGTGAGCTGGCAGGGGAAG GCATCGTTGCAGAGCAGTTTCTGAGCAGCACAGCCACACAGCTGACCTATCATGGCTTATGTGAGCTCACATCCACTGTGCAGGAGGGAGagctctgtgtctttttcaggAATAACCATTTCAGCACCATGATCAAATACAAG GGCCAGCTGTACCTCCTGGTCACTGATCAAGGTTTCCTGACGGAAGAGAAGGTAGTCTGGGAGAGTCTACACAATGTTGACGGAGACGGCAACTTCTGCGATTCCGAGTTCCGGTTGCGACCTCCTTCTGATCCAGAGACTGTATATCGAGGACAGCAGGATCAGATAGACCAG GACTATCTGATGGCCCTGTCGTTGCAACAGGAGCAGCAGAGTCAGGATCTACAGTGGGAGCAACTCCCAGAAGGCATCAGCGACCTGGAACTGGCCAAGAagctgcaggaagaagaggaccGACGAGCATCGCAATACTACCAGGAGCAAGAGCAGGAGCAggcggctgcagcagcagcacaggcaCAG GGCCAGCAGGAGCCTGCTGAGGTAGACGAGTTAGACAGAGGAggtgcaggaggagcagcaggcgGCGCGGGGACGGCGGCAGCAGCCGGAACCACGGCCAGCCCGGGAAAACAATCCTCAAGCAGCGAGCGCAAAGCCAAGAAAGAATCGAAGGATAAAGacaaatgtgttattttgtaa
- the mindy2 gene encoding ubiquitin carboxyl-terminal hydrolase MINDY-2 isoform X3 produces the protein MEKNANLHRDTDGSSLCATIAGKMGDVSAVGGVKGATEKCKNSEAALSTLVNVSCNNSTTNVGTPSAVNVTSSAGKSNLTEVIEVLSVQEEKKKDTEASGSLSGSGDRISNGMGHNSLLGVGDSEGGASKLVNNKPDGPSSPPTKEITDVQAEVLVCGESESTKLVKPTHLCPDNVTTANVKSGLSGEHTLSEGLPSGSDPDPSLGGESRSIDSLESFSNLNSCPSSDLNSEGLEDGGLALALKNEYGADGTKTACAKDRAAGQSIYHIKWIKWREENTPIITQNENGPCPLLAIMNVLLLAWKVKMPPMMEIITAEQLMEYLGDYILETKPKEISEAQRLNYEQNMSDAMAVLHKLQTGLDVNVKFTGVRVFEYTPECIVFDLLDIPLYHGWLVDPQMHDIVKAVGNCSYNQLVEKIISCKQSENSELAGEGIVAEQFLSSTATQLTYHGLCELTSTVQEGELCVFFRNNHFSTMIKYKGQLYLLVTDQGFLTEEKVVWESLHNVDGDGNFCDSEFRLRPPSDPETVYRGQQDQIDQEQQSQDLQWEQLPEGISDLELAKKLQEEEDRRASQYYQEQEQEQAAAAAAQAQQGQQEPAEVDELDRGGAGGAAGGAGTAAAAGTTASPGKQSSSSERKAKKESKDKDKCVIL, from the exons ATGGAGAAAAATGCAAACCTGCATCGAGACACTGATGGGAGCTCGTTGTGTGCCACGATTGCGGGCAAGATGGGCGATGTTTCGGCTGTTGGAGGAGTGAAAGGAGCAACCGAGAAATGCAAGAATAGTGAGGCTGCTCTCAGTACTTTGGTTAACGTTAGTTGCAATAACAGCACCACAAATGTTGGTACTCCTAGCGCTGTTAATGTCACATCCAGTGCTGGTAAGTCTAACTTGACAGAGGTGATCGAAGTCCTTTcagtgcaggaggagaagaagaaggacacTGAGGCTAGCGGATCGTTGTCGGGGTCCGGGGATCGGATCAGTAACGGGATGGGGCATAACTCGTTGCTGGGTGTAGGAGATAGCGAGGGTGGTGCCTCAAAGTTAGTAAACAACAAACCCGACGGCCCGTCCTCACCTCCCACTAAGGAGATTACAGATGTGCAGGCTGAGGTTTTGGTTTGTGGAGAAAGTGAATCGACAAAACTTGTCAAACCGACTCATCTTTGTCCGGACAATGTAACCACAGCAAACGTCAAGTCTGGGCTGTCCGGGGAGCACACCTTATCGGAGGGATTGCCGAGTGGGAGTGACCCCGATCCCAGCCTCGGAGGAGAGTCCAGAAGCATAGATTCACTCGAGTCTTTCTCCAACCTGAACTCCTGCCCCAGCTCCGACCTGAACAGTGAGGGGCTGGAGGACGGAGGACTGGCCCTGGCCCTGAAGAACGAATACGGGGCCGATGGAACAAAGACTGCGTGCGCTAAGGACCGGGCCGCTGGCCAGTCCATATACCACATTAAGTGGATCAAGTGGAGGGAGGAGAACACGCCGATCATCACCCAGAACGAGAATGGTCCCTGTCCATTACTGGCAATTATGAACGTCCTGTTGCTTGCATGGAAG GTTAAGATGCCTCCCATGATGGAAATTATCACTGCTGAGCAACTGATGGAGTATCTTG GGGACTACATTCTGGAAACCAAGCCTAAAGAGATATCGGAAGCCCAGCGGCTAAACTATGAGCAG AACATGAGCGATGCCATGGCAGTGTTGCACAAGTTGCAGACAGGTCTGGATGTGAATGTCAAGTTCACAGGGGTGCGAGTCTTTGAGTACACCCCAGAATGCATCGTATTTGATCTGCTGGACATCCCTCTCTACCACGGCTGGCTGGTTGACCCCCAG ATGCATGACATTGTCAAGGCAGTGGGCAATTGCAGTTACAACCAGCTGGTGGAGAAGATAATATCCTGCAAACAGTCTGAGAACAGTGAGCTGGCAGGGGAAG GCATCGTTGCAGAGCAGTTTCTGAGCAGCACAGCCACACAGCTGACCTATCATGGCTTATGTGAGCTCACATCCACTGTGCAGGAGGGAGagctctgtgtctttttcaggAATAACCATTTCAGCACCATGATCAAATACAAG GGCCAGCTGTACCTCCTGGTCACTGATCAAGGTTTCCTGACGGAAGAGAAGGTAGTCTGGGAGAGTCTACACAATGTTGACGGAGACGGCAACTTCTGCGATTCCGAGTTCCGGTTGCGACCTCCTTCTGATCCAGAGACTGTATATCGAGGACAGCAGGATCAGATAGACCAG GAGCAGCAGAGTCAGGATCTACAGTGGGAGCAACTCCCAGAAGGCATCAGCGACCTGGAACTGGCCAAGAagctgcaggaagaagaggaccGACGAGCATCGCAATACTACCAGGAGCAAGAGCAGGAGCAggcggctgcagcagcagcacaggcaCAG CAGGGCCAGCAGGAGCCTGCTGAGGTAGACGAGTTAGACAGAGGAggtgcaggaggagcagcaggcgGCGCGGGGACGGCGGCAGCAGCCGGAACCACGGCCAGCCCGGGAAAACAATCCTCAAGCAGCGAGCGCAAAGCCAAGAAAGAATCGAAGGATAAAGacaaatgtgttattttgtaa
- the mindy2 gene encoding ubiquitin carboxyl-terminal hydrolase MINDY-2 isoform X1 → MEKNANLHRDTDGSSLCATIAGKMGDVSAVGGVKGATEKCKNSEAALSTLVNVSCNNSTTNVGTPSAVNVTSSAGKSNLTEVIEVLSVQEEKKKDTEASGSLSGSGDRISNGMGHNSLLGVGDSEGGASKLVNNKPDGPSSPPTKEITDVQAEVLVCGESESTKLVKPTHLCPDNVTTANVKSGLSGEHTLSEGLPSGSDPDPSLGGESRSIDSLESFSNLNSCPSSDLNSEGLEDGGLALALKNEYGADGTKTACAKDRAAGQSIYHIKWIKWREENTPIITQNENGPCPLLAIMNVLLLAWKVKMPPMMEIITAEQLMEYLGDYILETKPKEISEAQRLNYEQNMSDAMAVLHKLQTGLDVNVKFTGVRVFEYTPECIVFDLLDIPLYHGWLVDPQMHDIVKAVGNCSYNQLVEKIISCKQSENSELAGEGIVAEQFLSSTATQLTYHGLCELTSTVQEGELCVFFRNNHFSTMIKYKGQLYLLVTDQGFLTEEKVVWESLHNVDGDGNFCDSEFRLRPPSDPETVYRGQQDQIDQDYLMALSLQQEQQSQDLQWEQLPEGISDLELAKKLQEEEDRRASQYYQEQEQEQAAAAAAQAQQGQQEPAEVDELDRGGAGGAAGGAGTAAAAGTTASPGKQSSSSERKAKKESKDKDKCVIL, encoded by the exons ATGGAGAAAAATGCAAACCTGCATCGAGACACTGATGGGAGCTCGTTGTGTGCCACGATTGCGGGCAAGATGGGCGATGTTTCGGCTGTTGGAGGAGTGAAAGGAGCAACCGAGAAATGCAAGAATAGTGAGGCTGCTCTCAGTACTTTGGTTAACGTTAGTTGCAATAACAGCACCACAAATGTTGGTACTCCTAGCGCTGTTAATGTCACATCCAGTGCTGGTAAGTCTAACTTGACAGAGGTGATCGAAGTCCTTTcagtgcaggaggagaagaagaaggacacTGAGGCTAGCGGATCGTTGTCGGGGTCCGGGGATCGGATCAGTAACGGGATGGGGCATAACTCGTTGCTGGGTGTAGGAGATAGCGAGGGTGGTGCCTCAAAGTTAGTAAACAACAAACCCGACGGCCCGTCCTCACCTCCCACTAAGGAGATTACAGATGTGCAGGCTGAGGTTTTGGTTTGTGGAGAAAGTGAATCGACAAAACTTGTCAAACCGACTCATCTTTGTCCGGACAATGTAACCACAGCAAACGTCAAGTCTGGGCTGTCCGGGGAGCACACCTTATCGGAGGGATTGCCGAGTGGGAGTGACCCCGATCCCAGCCTCGGAGGAGAGTCCAGAAGCATAGATTCACTCGAGTCTTTCTCCAACCTGAACTCCTGCCCCAGCTCCGACCTGAACAGTGAGGGGCTGGAGGACGGAGGACTGGCCCTGGCCCTGAAGAACGAATACGGGGCCGATGGAACAAAGACTGCGTGCGCTAAGGACCGGGCCGCTGGCCAGTCCATATACCACATTAAGTGGATCAAGTGGAGGGAGGAGAACACGCCGATCATCACCCAGAACGAGAATGGTCCCTGTCCATTACTGGCAATTATGAACGTCCTGTTGCTTGCATGGAAG GTTAAGATGCCTCCCATGATGGAAATTATCACTGCTGAGCAACTGATGGAGTATCTTG GGGACTACATTCTGGAAACCAAGCCTAAAGAGATATCGGAAGCCCAGCGGCTAAACTATGAGCAG AACATGAGCGATGCCATGGCAGTGTTGCACAAGTTGCAGACAGGTCTGGATGTGAATGTCAAGTTCACAGGGGTGCGAGTCTTTGAGTACACCCCAGAATGCATCGTATTTGATCTGCTGGACATCCCTCTCTACCACGGCTGGCTGGTTGACCCCCAG ATGCATGACATTGTCAAGGCAGTGGGCAATTGCAGTTACAACCAGCTGGTGGAGAAGATAATATCCTGCAAACAGTCTGAGAACAGTGAGCTGGCAGGGGAAG GCATCGTTGCAGAGCAGTTTCTGAGCAGCACAGCCACACAGCTGACCTATCATGGCTTATGTGAGCTCACATCCACTGTGCAGGAGGGAGagctctgtgtctttttcaggAATAACCATTTCAGCACCATGATCAAATACAAG GGCCAGCTGTACCTCCTGGTCACTGATCAAGGTTTCCTGACGGAAGAGAAGGTAGTCTGGGAGAGTCTACACAATGTTGACGGAGACGGCAACTTCTGCGATTCCGAGTTCCGGTTGCGACCTCCTTCTGATCCAGAGACTGTATATCGAGGACAGCAGGATCAGATAGACCAG GACTATCTGATGGCCCTGTCGTTGCAACAGGAGCAGCAGAGTCAGGATCTACAGTGGGAGCAACTCCCAGAAGGCATCAGCGACCTGGAACTGGCCAAGAagctgcaggaagaagaggaccGACGAGCATCGCAATACTACCAGGAGCAAGAGCAGGAGCAggcggctgcagcagcagcacaggcaCAG CAGGGCCAGCAGGAGCCTGCTGAGGTAGACGAGTTAGACAGAGGAggtgcaggaggagcagcaggcgGCGCGGGGACGGCGGCAGCAGCCGGAACCACGGCCAGCCCGGGAAAACAATCCTCAAGCAGCGAGCGCAAAGCCAAGAAAGAATCGAAGGATAAAGacaaatgtgttattttgtaa